ACTGATCCCTGTTCCCTTTGGAACAAGTTTCCCATAGAACAGATTGAGGAAGGTTTCCGGATCAGGGAAATCTGCCACCCAACCCAGCCGGAAGAAGGATGCCTGCCCTTGATCAATTTTTTTAAGATGCTGCGCAAACTCAACTTGTTCAAGATGGACGGTGATATTCAGATTTTCCTTCAGCATACTTTGAATTGCTTCTGCAATCTGAACGTTCCTGCCTCCGCCGGAGTTTAACTGCAGAGTAATCGGCCCAAGCCCCTTCCCGTTCGGATACCCGGCTTCGGCAAGCAGCTCCCGGGCAGCCGCCGGGTTAAAGCTGTAGCCCTGTACCTTTTTATACGGATACCCGGGCATTGAGCTGGGTACCAAACCATGCTCAGCGGGTCCGGCGGCCTGACCATGCAGAACGTACTTAATAATACGCCTTCTGTCCACAGCCATGTTCAGCGCCTTCCGAATACGAACATCCTTAAACAGCGGATCAGTTGTTAAAAATCCATAATACTGCGTACTCATTGCCGGCGTATGCAGAAGCGTGAACCTTGAGTATCTGCCTTTGGGACGCTTATTCTCGTCAACCACATCGGCAAAAAACTCATTCGGTATCCTATACGATTCCTCCAGGTTGCCTGCTGCGAACTCCAGAAGCTGCAGCTTATCATCCTTCATGAACGAGAACCGCACTTCGTCCAGAAACGGCAGCCGGTTTCCGGCTTCATCGGTATCCCAGTAGTAGGGATTGCGCCGAAGAACCAACTGTCTGTCGGGTTCCCACCGAACAAACATGAATGGTCCGGTACCAACGGGGTTTTTGAAGAAGTCCTTGCCATAGTATTCAACGGCTTCCCGGGGATGAATGGCCATGCTGGAAAGAGCAAGGTAGTTCTCAAAGGGGGCTATGGCACGGGTGAGGGTAATCGTAAAGGTACTGTCATCAACTGCCGCAAAGCCACGCACTCCGGGCAGTGCCGGCTCTGTTCCGGTATCATGACCTTTTACGGTAGCGTTAAAATACTCTGTCGCCCCGAGGACTTTATCCCGGAAGTAGTCAAAATTTTTAGTACCGGTGCGTATATCGCAAACGCGATTCAGGGAGTATTCCACATCATGCGCTGTTAGCATGCGCCCCTTCCCGTCCGGGAAGCACGGAT
This is a stretch of genomic DNA from Ignavibacteria bacterium. It encodes these proteins:
- a CDS encoding ABC transporter substrate-binding protein → MKRGLIRVAVVLAGVCTALGFSACTKQGSMIGTFRPAAGGKQYGGVYRLNEVGEMSSLDPVLINDVTSSHVASNIYDKLVGLNSRLELVPELATSWSVSADGCTYTYHLRTNARFHDNPCFPDGKGRMLTAHDVEYSLNRVCDIRTGTKNFDYFRDKVLGATEYFNATVKGHDTGTEPALPGVRGFAAVDDSTFTITLTRAIAPFENYLALSSMAIHPREAVEYYGKDFFKNPVGTGPFMFVRWEPDRQLVLRRNPYYWDTDEAGNRLPFLDEVRFSFMKDDKLQLLEFAAGNLEESYRIPNEFFADVVDENKRPKGRYSRFTLLHTPAMSTQYYGFLTTDPLFKDVRIRKALNMAVDRRRIIKYVLHGQAAGPAEHGLVPSSMPGYPYKKVQGYSFNPAAARELLAEAGYPNGKGLGPITLQLNSGGGRNVQIAEAIQSMLKENLNITVHLEQVEFAQHLKKIDQGQASFFRLGWVADFPDPETFLNLFYGKLVPKGTGISPINSTRFVNSEFDRIYEQALVTQNREQRMDLYRQAEQVAINNAPMLLIMHDEDYRFLQPYVRDYANNAMDKLMLHRVWFAAQ